In a genomic window of Sulfurisphaera tokodaii str. 7:
- a CDS encoding winged helix-turn-helix domain-containing protein, which yields MNVLQLAILTILSEEERSVNELREYLGIDKKRIIKSIRSLEKKGLVERKTYLGEGDVIFGITEEGIQELYKYYMFLRDLIKEMEISVCTRFDC from the coding sequence GTGAATGTACTACAATTAGCAATACTAACAATCCTATCTGAAGAGGAAAGAAGTGTAAATGAGTTAAGAGAGTATTTAGGTATTGATAAAAAGAGAATTATAAAAAGTATAAGGTCATTAGAAAAGAAGGGATTAGTAGAAAGAAAGACTTATCTTGGAGAGGGAGATGTTATATTCGGAATTACAGAAGAAGGTATTCAAGAGCTTTATAAGTATTATATGTTTTTGAGGGATTTGATAAAAGAGATGGAAATCTCCGTATGTACTAGGTTTGACTGCTGA
- a CDS encoding CBS domain-containing protein yields MLVKTLMITNPPTISVSSKLLEAFKKVNEKGIGRVIVEDNEIKGIISTRDLLNYVVERCEKGCDRGDIFALVDKDVKYVMTPNPVYVYENDDVLDALTLMVARNFGSLPVVNEVKKVTGIVTEREMLLIFQDLDQLFSVKKFMTKRVTSVYEDVSVFDATKLMIKRGFRRLPVINESGEVIGIITAADSLKLLTKTILKNEPEMFFNKKVKEVATNEIYSIDPEKSINEAAATMLMKKIGSLLILDSKNRPLGIITERDLIIALHYQLHLKTS; encoded by the coding sequence ATGTTAGTAAAAACCCTCATGATTACAAATCCCCCTACAATTTCTGTTAGTAGTAAATTGTTAGAAGCATTTAAGAAAGTTAATGAAAAAGGAATAGGAAGAGTTATCGTTGAGGACAATGAAATTAAAGGTATAATTTCAACAAGAGATTTACTGAACTATGTGGTAGAAAGATGTGAGAAAGGGTGTGATAGAGGAGATATTTTTGCTTTAGTTGATAAGGATGTTAAATATGTCATGACACCTAATCCAGTATATGTTTATGAGAATGATGATGTATTAGATGCTCTAACACTTATGGTTGCAAGGAATTTTGGGTCCTTGCCTGTCGTAAATGAAGTGAAAAAGGTGACTGGAATAGTTACAGAAAGAGAAATGCTTTTAATTTTCCAGGATTTAGATCAACTTTTCTCAGTAAAGAAATTTATGACTAAAAGAGTAACAAGTGTGTATGAGGATGTTTCCGTATTTGATGCAACTAAGTTAATGATTAAAAGAGGATTTAGAAGATTACCAGTAATTAATGAGAGTGGTGAAGTTATTGGAATAATAACTGCGGCAGATTCATTAAAACTATTGACAAAAACTATATTGAAGAACGAACCCGAAATGTTCTTTAATAAAAAAGTTAAAGAAGTAGCTACAAATGAGATATATAGCATAGATCCTGAAAAATCTATTAACGAGGCAGCAGCTACTATGCTTATGAAAAAGATAGGTTCATTATTAATCCTAGATTCAAAAAACAGACCCCTCGGAATTATAACTGAGAGAGATTTGATTATTGCTTTACATTATCAGCTTCATTTAAAAACAAGTTAA
- a CDS encoding DUF3211 domain-containing protein, giving the protein MMKVEKEIKTNQDIDVVMTIFSDPAFTIPQIFPGIASIKCIEPEIFEAEGKFLAFSYKVKGRVYKGVDEVRIIYDSDRGNGILYIRKKDNNTLQIILEHDNKLTAFLGKPYVSSNLDRLAENIDEIIRLERIKRKI; this is encoded by the coding sequence ATGATGAAAGTAGAAAAAGAAATTAAAACAAATCAAGATATAGACGTGGTCATGACTATATTTTCTGATCCGGCTTTTACTATTCCCCAAATATTTCCAGGAATCGCCTCAATCAAGTGTATTGAGCCAGAAATCTTTGAAGCAGAAGGAAAATTCCTAGCATTTTCATATAAGGTAAAAGGAAGAGTTTATAAAGGTGTCGATGAGGTTAGAATAATTTATGATAGTGATAGGGGGAATGGTATTCTTTATATAAGAAAGAAAGATAACAATACATTACAGATAATTTTAGAGCATGATAATAAACTTACAGCATTTTTAGGAAAGCCTTATGTTTCCTCAAACTTAGATAGATTAGCTGAGAATATAGATGAAATTATTAGATTAGAGAGGATTAAACGTAAAATTTAG
- a CDS encoding protein kinase domain-containing protein has protein sequence MYFVFTKDDKTYLYLDGVIKEVEMKLKLKDNIGYVVKYDNGKIKTTSTLVYDSKKLSGLKDAVLVGKVLDGYLFDARDFLVVHFDKLNKEIVNGEYLLVQGIPVLKNDIRCLMDLMDISYDLIQYMLKNYPDNEEVKRRAIISLARLGKCEEAINHYKQLDQRYPEESLAVAECFEKIGEELEALKIYSFFSEIKYRELEKKLRDKANKLIDEFEIQGNVKLLFEALSVLPTYDAPALKLGWYFLGKKNYKEAVKYFEEALKRRRDFSNMLTLAHAYILAGEYKKALDLIEEAEKIRRNAQSAYLKGLALEKLNAPSNAQKEFLFACREGVVEACNKVKPYELYTPTEDFDPNSWVGYVLYGYKVEKVIGTGGMGFVLLVEKNMKKFAMKVIKKEFRYDELLYEIAKMQEISKGSKYLVKIMASFVDENFSDYYSSPPAVVMEYMEGGDLREILVNQEYSTLRHSSKWPQIVSVIYSKLADAIIHIHKNGYVHCDIKPSNILFNRKLPKYGEEALEALLNEEVVPKLSDLGSAVKVGVPVIHYTPYYAHPLQRFGGKAEYNFDVYSFTVSLYVTLTNNFPFSEWLERELEEAVTDPSKREIALKDFYLAEPRLDQIPDEFRDLVERGLRGEITLEEMSRELRMINKYNYNLPISDKEEIKI, from the coding sequence ATGTACTTTGTGTTCACAAAAGATGATAAGACTTACCTATATCTTGATGGTGTTATTAAAGAGGTTGAGATGAAGCTTAAACTTAAGGATAACATAGGGTATGTAGTAAAATACGACAATGGAAAGATAAAGACAACATCTACGCTAGTTTATGATAGCAAAAAACTATCTGGTTTGAAAGACGCTGTATTAGTAGGTAAAGTTCTGGACGGATATCTCTTTGATGCAAGAGACTTTCTCGTTGTACATTTTGATAAATTAAATAAAGAGATTGTTAATGGAGAGTACTTACTAGTTCAAGGAATCCCAGTTTTAAAGAACGATATTAGGTGTTTGATGGATCTAATGGATATAAGTTATGACTTAATTCAGTATATGTTAAAGAATTACCCCGATAATGAGGAAGTAAAAAGAAGGGCAATTATAAGTCTTGCGAGGCTGGGTAAATGTGAAGAAGCAATTAACCATTACAAACAGTTAGACCAAAGATATCCTGAAGAATCTTTAGCTGTAGCTGAATGTTTCGAAAAGATTGGTGAGGAATTAGAGGCACTAAAAATTTACTCATTCTTTTCTGAGATAAAATACAGAGAATTAGAGAAAAAATTAAGGGATAAGGCTAACAAACTGATTGATGAGTTCGAAATTCAAGGGAATGTAAAATTATTGTTTGAAGCCTTATCAGTTCTACCAACATACGATGCTCCAGCACTAAAACTTGGTTGGTACTTCTTAGGCAAAAAGAACTATAAGGAGGCTGTAAAGTATTTTGAAGAGGCGTTAAAGAGAAGGAGAGATTTTAGCAATATGTTAACATTAGCTCATGCTTACATTTTAGCTGGTGAGTATAAGAAAGCACTTGACCTAATTGAAGAAGCTGAAAAAATAAGAAGAAACGCTCAGAGTGCATATCTTAAAGGTTTGGCTTTAGAGAAACTAAATGCACCATCGAATGCACAAAAAGAGTTCTTGTTTGCATGTAGGGAGGGAGTAGTGGAGGCATGCAATAAAGTTAAACCTTATGAATTGTATACACCAACTGAAGATTTCGATCCGAATTCATGGGTTGGTTATGTGCTTTATGGGTATAAGGTGGAAAAGGTTATAGGAACTGGTGGAATGGGGTTCGTATTGCTAGTAGAGAAGAATATGAAAAAATTCGCTATGAAAGTTATTAAAAAAGAGTTTAGATACGATGAATTACTTTACGAAATAGCAAAGATGCAAGAGATTTCTAAAGGATCAAAATATTTGGTTAAAATCATGGCTAGTTTCGTAGATGAAAACTTCTCTGATTATTATTCTTCACCTCCTGCAGTAGTAATGGAATATATGGAGGGTGGCGATTTAAGAGAGATTCTTGTTAATCAAGAATATTCGACGTTACGCCATTCAAGTAAATGGCCTCAAATTGTTTCAGTGATATATAGTAAGTTGGCTGATGCAATAATTCACATTCATAAAAACGGTTATGTACACTGCGATATTAAACCATCTAATATATTATTTAACAGAAAGTTACCTAAATATGGGGAAGAAGCATTAGAAGCTTTACTTAATGAAGAAGTAGTTCCAAAACTCTCTGATTTAGGATCAGCTGTTAAAGTTGGTGTTCCGGTCATTCATTATACTCCTTACTACGCACATCCATTGCAGAGATTTGGAGGTAAAGCGGAATATAACTTCGACGTTTATTCTTTCACAGTATCACTTTATGTAACACTAACAAATAACTTTCCCTTCTCTGAATGGTTAGAGAGAGAATTAGAAGAGGCAGTTACTGATCCGTCTAAGAGAGAAATAGCATTAAAAGACTTCTATCTAGCGGAGCCGAGGCTTGATCAAATACCAGATGAGTTTAGAGATCTTGTAGAGAGAGGTCTTAGGGGAGAGATAACTCTAGAGGAGATGAGTAGGGAATTGAGAATGATTAACAAATACAATTATAACTTACCTATTTCTGATAAAGAGGAAATAAAAATATAA
- a CDS encoding 5-(carboxyamino)imidazole ribonucleotide synthase codes for MKSLTQNSIKIGILGGGQLGWMMILEGRKYPFAFYVMDEPEAPACKVADKCFTPDDYKKMIDEVDVVTFEFEHVKEEALQYAEDQGKLLPRLNTVELKRERWKEKTYYKEHNLPTPRFYIANDGEEALRILKDEFNNVGVLKQSRGGYDGKGQYFIKGDVEKYGFIKDMKCKFVVEEFVNFNYEASIIAVRDRNGNFKAYPPTFNYNEKGILVYNYGPLKDNRFAEIAKRLMDSLEYVGTIGIEFFVRDGEILINEFAPRVHNTGHYTLDAAFVSQFEQHLRAITGLEIGATELLSYGGMVNILGTDNVPLEVLKYGKVYWYGKKEVRKRRKLGHVNVVGSNLEDVKQKIDIIMKLIYPQGLDL; via the coding sequence ATGAAGTCCTTAACACAAAACTCGATTAAAATTGGAATTTTAGGAGGAGGACAATTAGGCTGGATGATGATTTTAGAAGGGAGAAAATATCCCTTCGCTTTTTACGTAATGGACGAGCCAGAAGCTCCTGCATGTAAAGTAGCGGATAAATGTTTTACGCCAGATGACTATAAGAAAATGATAGATGAAGTTGACGTAGTAACTTTTGAGTTCGAACATGTCAAAGAAGAGGCATTACAGTATGCTGAAGATCAAGGGAAACTTTTGCCCAGGTTAAATACTGTTGAATTAAAAAGGGAAAGATGGAAGGAAAAAACATATTATAAGGAACATAATTTGCCAACTCCTAGATTTTACATTGCTAACGACGGAGAAGAGGCATTAAGAATTCTTAAGGACGAGTTTAATAACGTTGGTGTTTTGAAACAGAGTAGGGGAGGATATGACGGTAAAGGACAGTATTTTATAAAGGGAGATGTCGAAAAATACGGATTCATTAAGGATATGAAGTGTAAATTTGTAGTTGAAGAATTTGTTAATTTTAATTATGAGGCTTCTATAATAGCTGTTAGAGATCGAAATGGAAATTTTAAGGCATATCCACCAACATTCAACTATAACGAAAAAGGAATCCTGGTATACAACTACGGTCCCCTTAAAGATAACAGATTTGCTGAGATTGCAAAGAGGTTAATGGATTCTTTAGAATATGTAGGTACAATTGGTATTGAGTTTTTTGTAAGAGATGGGGAAATTCTAATAAATGAGTTTGCTCCTAGAGTTCATAATACTGGTCACTATACTCTAGATGCAGCATTTGTTTCACAATTTGAACAACATTTGCGAGCAATAACTGGCCTGGAAATAGGTGCTACAGAGCTACTCTCATATGGAGGTATGGTGAATATTTTAGGTACAGATAATGTTCCTCTTGAAGTTCTTAAATATGGTAAAGTGTATTGGTATGGGAAGAAAGAAGTTAGAAAGAGGAGAAAGTTGGGGCATGTCAATGTAGTTGGAAGTAACTTAGAAGATGTTAAGCAAAAAATTGATATTATTATGAAACTAATTTATCCTCAAGGTTTAGATTTATGA
- a CDS encoding nucleoside hydrolase: protein MRHFIIDCDTAEDDIMSLFMLLRNNIDVQGITIVEGNISYEQEINNALWSLEFVGKDIPVYPGSDRPLVKQFRSVPEVHGKGGIGDEVVKPSKLKPQNKKAVDAIVEIADRYAGELEFLAISPLTNLALAYLKDKSVVEKIKKVWIMGGTVWGRGNITPVAEYNIWVDPDSAKIVFNSGFDITMVPWDVIVNYPITDEEWEQIKTMKTKMAQFYVKIYTHYRKYSMEKEKIKGTPHPDLITTSVALNRNVVLKSERQYVDIENCDCLTRGMTVIDYLGIWGKEPNAEIIYEINKKEFYSMLIDLLNWF, encoded by the coding sequence ATGAGGCATTTCATAATAGATTGTGATACAGCTGAAGATGACATAATGAGCCTTTTTATGTTACTCAGAAATAATATAGATGTCCAAGGAATAACTATTGTTGAAGGAAACATATCTTATGAGCAAGAAATAAATAACGCATTATGGAGCTTAGAGTTTGTAGGAAAAGATATCCCAGTTTATCCTGGTAGTGATAGACCGCTAGTTAAACAATTCAGAAGTGTCCCAGAGGTTCACGGCAAGGGAGGAATTGGAGATGAGGTAGTAAAACCCAGTAAACTTAAACCACAAAATAAGAAAGCTGTAGATGCCATTGTTGAGATTGCTGACAGATATGCTGGTGAATTAGAGTTCTTGGCAATATCCCCGTTAACAAATCTTGCCTTAGCTTACTTAAAAGACAAGTCAGTAGTTGAAAAGATAAAAAAGGTTTGGATAATGGGAGGAACAGTGTGGGGGAGAGGAAACATAACCCCAGTTGCCGAATATAATATTTGGGTAGACCCAGATTCAGCAAAAATTGTTTTTAACTCTGGTTTCGATATTACCATGGTACCGTGGGATGTTATTGTTAACTATCCAATCACCGATGAAGAATGGGAACAAATAAAGACGATGAAGACTAAGATGGCTCAATTTTACGTTAAGATTTACACTCATTATAGAAAATATTCTATGGAAAAAGAGAAAATAAAGGGGACTCCTCACCCCGACTTAATTACAACTTCTGTGGCTCTCAATAGAAATGTAGTATTAAAATCGGAAAGGCAATATGTGGATATTGAAAATTGTGATTGCTTAACCAGAGGAATGACTGTTATTGACTATTTAGGAATTTGGGGTAAAGAACCCAATGCTGAAATAATTTATGAGATAAACAAGAAAGAGTTCTATTCAATGTTAATCGACTTACTCAATTGGTTCTAG
- the purE gene encoding 5-(carboxyamino)imidazole ribonucleotide mutase, which translates to MPKVAVIMGSKSDWEYMKEAVELLKQFGVEVEARVVSAHRTPEFMMEFAKTASEKGIEVIIAGAGGAAHLPGMTASLTHLPVIGVPIPSKNLNGLDSLLSIVQMPYGVPVATVAIGGAKNAALLALRILGLKYPDIAEKVKKFMEDVKNEVLNTKLD; encoded by the coding sequence ATGCCTAAAGTAGCTGTTATTATGGGTAGTAAATCAGACTGGGAATATATGAAAGAAGCAGTAGAACTTTTAAAACAATTTGGTGTTGAAGTTGAGGCTAGAGTAGTTTCAGCCCACAGAACACCAGAATTTATGATGGAATTTGCTAAAACCGCATCAGAGAAGGGAATAGAAGTTATTATAGCTGGTGCAGGTGGTGCGGCTCATTTACCTGGTATGACAGCATCATTAACTCATTTGCCAGTAATTGGTGTTCCGATTCCTTCAAAGAATTTGAATGGCTTAGATTCTCTCCTCTCTATTGTTCAAATGCCTTATGGTGTACCAGTCGCGACAGTTGCTATTGGTGGGGCTAAAAATGCTGCACTTTTGGCATTAAGAATTTTAGGACTAAAATACCCAGATATAGCTGAAAAAGTTAAAAAGTTTATGGAGGATGTGAAAAATGAAGTCCTTAACACAAAACTCGATTAA
- a CDS encoding HEPN domain-containing protein: MSYDIAEEFLRRAKDYLRASELLFQQGFYDASALNSEVSAQLSLKGLLYKLGVEPSRTHGIRELLSLVYTRLGDERIRDFIRDNREKLIILENIRGKSQYGLPPVSKDEAEIALFITKEILKIVESLWNL, from the coding sequence ATGTCATACGACATCGCTGAGGAATTCTTGAGGAGAGCGAAGGATTATTTGAGGGCTTCAGAGCTGTTATTCCAGCAAGGCTTTTATGACGCCTCAGCGTTAAATAGTGAAGTTTCTGCCCAACTGTCTTTAAAAGGGCTACTTTATAAGCTTGGGGTAGAACCCTCTAGGACTCATGGAATTAGGGAATTACTTTCTTTAGTCTATACTAGGCTTGGAGATGAAAGAATAAGGGACTTTATAAGGGATAATAGAGAGAAACTTATCATCTTGGAGAACATTAGAGGAAAGTCACAATATGGTTTACCGCCAGTATCTAAAGACGAGGCGGAAATAGCTTTATTTATAACGAAGGAAATATTAAAAATTGTGGAATCGTTATGGAACCTCTAA
- a CDS encoding winged helix-turn-helix domain-containing protein has protein sequence MKFKFKIWLETDDGKPVIGKGGISLMKNIIETGSISTAAKKMHVSYKFAWEYVRKVNDILGGIEMHKGGKGAGGTIVSEKVTELIKVYEEAEKEINEVLEKYNKKIEEILKK, from the coding sequence ATGAAGTTTAAGTTTAAAATATGGTTAGAAACTGATGACGGAAAACCTGTTATTGGTAAAGGTGGAATTTCTCTGATGAAGAACATCATAGAAACGGGCTCAATATCTACCGCAGCAAAAAAGATGCATGTTTCCTATAAATTTGCTTGGGAGTATGTTAGAAAAGTTAATGACATTTTAGGAGGAATAGAGATGCATAAAGGAGGGAAAGGCGCTGGAGGAACAATCGTGTCAGAAAAAGTAACTGAATTGATAAAGGTTTATGAAGAGGCTGAGAAGGAAATAAATGAGGTTCTTGAGAAGTATAACAAAAAAATCGAGGAGATTTTAAAGAAATAA
- a CDS encoding RidA family protein, with product METVFTEKAPKPVGPYSQAIKVGNTLYVSGQIPIDPRTNEIVKGDIKVQTRQVLDNIKEIVKAAGFSLSDVAMAFVFLKDMNMFNDFNSVYAEYFKDKPPARVTVEVSRLPKDALIEIAVICSKG from the coding sequence ATGGAGACTGTATTTACAGAGAAAGCCCCAAAACCTGTTGGACCCTATTCTCAAGCTATTAAAGTAGGAAATACACTCTATGTCTCCGGACAAATACCTATAGATCCTAGAACTAATGAAATTGTAAAAGGAGATATAAAAGTACAGACAAGACAAGTACTTGATAATATTAAAGAGATTGTTAAAGCAGCGGGCTTCTCGTTATCAGATGTGGCTATGGCTTTTGTATTTTTGAAAGATATGAACATGTTTAATGATTTCAATTCTGTTTATGCGGAATATTTTAAAGATAAACCTCCAGCAAGAGTTACAGTAGAAGTTTCAAGGTTACCAAAAGATGCTTTAATAGAAATAGCTGTTATATGCTCGAAAGGTTAA
- a CDS encoding VapB-type antitoxin, with translation MHEKIYSTVIQIFLYIGQILISNTDEKGRIVISEFKKKEIYLVDLGSTYFVTDKKDVAEKASNAFEEEFLKTVEEISIVLEEIDQIVNKKISRKVISIVGNI, from the coding sequence TTGCATGAGAAAATTTATTCTACAGTTATTCAAATATTCCTATATATAGGTCAGATATTAATCAGCAATACTGACGAAAAAGGAAGGATAGTGATTTCTGAATTTAAGAAGAAAGAGATTTATCTAGTAGATCTGGGATCAACTTACTTTGTCACTGATAAAAAAGATGTAGCTGAAAAAGCGTCTAACGCATTCGAAGAGGAATTTTTAAAAACTGTAGAAGAGATTAGTATAGTTCTAGAGGAGATAGATCAAATTGTAAATAAGAAAATAAGTAGGAAAGTTATATCAATAGTGGGAAATATTTAA
- a CDS encoding amylo-alpha-1,6-glucosidase yields the protein MIDPEECEYHEWILPFKTGGYASSTICGINSRTYHGFLIVPLNQPHKRYLVLSKFEDFITIDNEEYPINTNRYFDVYYPDGYKYLENFKWEKNYVKWVYEYGKVTLEKVLIAHEYENAVTIKYKADKGELKICPLITFRSHHLVTEKGMYFDSVIEGNKIEILKDNIPILHFYMESTKTRIELTGYWYYNFFYRLDYERGSNYKEDLFNPFCIYTGNEATITVYYDKSTNVNIENSPSDLLRVLSISSTDFVVKGKTGWSIIAGYHWFDEWGRDTFISMEGLLLLNRLFNQAKDIILRYLDYESKGLLPNHITANGEPIYVGVDVSLWAINSIYSYYLYSKDKEFIRKIYPKLQDIVENYAKGNGVVYIKEGLLFHRGAPRTWMDASYDSHVVTPREGAAVEINALWYNALMIMDFFANIVDDKNSMYKELAEKTKASFNEKFISSWGAYDYLDPYLIPDKSIRPNQLFALSLPFSIMSEDIGKIMLITIENELLRPFGLSTLSRRDPKYKPTYRGDRKSRDEAYHNGPIWPWLIGAYVDAKLKIESDVIKNKLILDVIKPLLEYAKKNRGFIPELYEDVPPYLPAGCIAQAWSVAEVYRAINKLLSL from the coding sequence ATGATTGACCCCGAGGAATGTGAGTACCACGAATGGATACTACCTTTTAAAACTGGAGGGTACGCATCATCTACAATTTGCGGGATAAATAGTAGAACTTATCACGGATTTCTAATAGTCCCATTAAATCAGCCTCATAAGAGGTATTTAGTTCTTTCGAAATTTGAGGACTTTATAACAATTGATAATGAGGAATATCCTATAAATACTAATAGATACTTTGACGTATATTACCCAGACGGATATAAGTATTTGGAAAACTTTAAGTGGGAGAAAAATTACGTTAAATGGGTTTACGAATATGGTAAAGTTACCCTTGAAAAAGTTCTTATAGCCCATGAGTATGAGAATGCTGTTACAATAAAATATAAAGCTGATAAAGGAGAATTAAAGATTTGCCCATTAATAACATTTAGAAGTCATCATTTAGTCACGGAAAAAGGAATGTACTTTGATTCAGTTATAGAGGGAAACAAAATAGAGATATTAAAGGATAATATTCCAATATTACATTTTTACATGGAGTCAACTAAGACTAGAATAGAACTAACAGGTTATTGGTACTATAATTTCTTTTATAGACTTGATTATGAAAGAGGTTCTAACTATAAGGAAGATTTATTTAATCCTTTCTGTATTTATACTGGTAATGAAGCTACGATTACTGTATATTATGATAAATCTACAAATGTAAATATTGAAAATTCCCCAAGTGATTTATTAAGAGTCTTATCAATATCATCAACGGACTTTGTAGTAAAGGGAAAGACTGGATGGAGTATAATTGCTGGCTATCATTGGTTTGACGAATGGGGTAGAGATACTTTCATTTCAATGGAGGGCTTACTTTTACTTAATAGATTATTTAATCAGGCTAAAGATATTATTTTACGTTATTTAGACTATGAGAGTAAGGGACTTTTACCTAATCATATTACGGCTAATGGAGAACCTATTTACGTTGGTGTTGATGTAAGCTTATGGGCTATAAATTCCATTTATTCATACTATCTATATAGTAAGGATAAGGAATTTATTAGAAAAATATATCCCAAATTACAAGATATTGTTGAAAATTACGCAAAAGGGAATGGAGTAGTATACATTAAAGAGGGTTTACTATTTCATCGCGGAGCACCGAGAACCTGGATGGATGCATCTTATGATAGTCATGTTGTCACTCCTAGAGAAGGTGCAGCTGTTGAAATAAACGCTTTATGGTATAATGCATTGATGATTATGGATTTCTTTGCTAATATTGTAGATGATAAGAATAGTATGTATAAAGAGCTAGCTGAGAAGACAAAGGCTAGCTTCAATGAAAAGTTCATCTCTAGTTGGGGTGCGTATGATTATTTAGATCCATATTTAATTCCAGATAAATCAATAAGACCTAATCAGCTATTTGCCTTATCTTTGCCATTCAGTATAATGAGTGAGGACATAGGAAAAATTATGTTAATAACTATAGAGAATGAGCTATTGAGACCTTTTGGGTTAAGTACCTTATCCAGAAGAGATCCAAAATATAAGCCCACATATAGAGGAGATAGGAAGAGCCGGGATGAAGCTTATCATAATGGCCCTATATGGCCATGGTTAATTGGTGCATACGTAGATGCTAAATTAAAAATTGAAAGTGATGTAATTAAGAATAAGCTCATTTTAGATGTAATTAAACCTTTGTTGGAGTATGCAAAAAAGAACAGAGGATTCATTCCAGAATTATATGAGGATGTTCCTCCATATTTGCCAGCTGGGTGTATTGCACAAGCATGGAGTGTTGCTGAAGTATATAGGGCAATAAATAAGCTTCTCTCTCTTTAA
- a CDS encoding FAD-binding protein — MDVYSEEELFKVIRDAYTNSKKIQILGKGKHAKKGDAEEFIYTRKMDWFEIKGDKVQALAGADVVKIRKEASENDLLLPTLYDGTIGGLLATNEPSPLSTTYGRPRDFTSWVTVLTPYGGIRWNFLIGSRGILGAISRAEMKLFPKPAKVITYEKKSVEDNEISKLVELSPLVLLVDYDREKFNIHVSFEEEKNVGPGYLKDEGVPVVEIIDESREIIIEGDSFSEFVRVVNIGKPVYAYWVYKSGIFKLYDADTEELSKAGVKFYTRDNPKEVYLKLKRLLDFKNIFV, encoded by the coding sequence ATGGACGTTTATTCTGAAGAAGAATTATTCAAGGTTATAAGAGACGCATACACAAATTCAAAAAAGATCCAAATATTAGGTAAAGGAAAACATGCTAAAAAAGGAGATGCTGAGGAATTCATTTATACTAGAAAAATGGACTGGTTCGAAATTAAAGGAGATAAAGTCCAAGCGCTAGCTGGTGCAGACGTTGTTAAAATTAGAAAAGAAGCTAGTGAAAATGATTTGCTTTTACCAACACTCTATGATGGCACTATTGGAGGTTTATTAGCAACAAACGAACCTTCACCATTATCAACAACTTATGGGAGACCAAGGGATTTCACTTCATGGGTAACAGTCTTAACACCTTATGGCGGGATTAGATGGAATTTCCTAATAGGTTCTAGAGGAATTTTGGGTGCTATATCTAGGGCTGAAATGAAATTATTTCCTAAACCAGCAAAAGTAATAACGTATGAAAAAAAGAGCGTAGAAGATAACGAGATCTCAAAACTGGTTGAATTATCACCATTAGTCTTATTAGTCGATTACGATAGAGAAAAGTTCAATATTCACGTTTCATTCGAAGAAGAGAAAAATGTAGGACCCGGTTATTTAAAAGATGAAGGAGTTCCTGTTGTCGAAATAATAGACGAAAGTAGGGAGATAATTATAGAAGGTGATTCTTTCTCTGAATTCGTAAGAGTCGTAAATATAGGTAAACCGGTCTATGCATACTGGGTTTATAAAAGTGGCATATTTAAATTGTACGATGCAGATACAGAGGAATTAAGCAAAGCTGGAGTAAAGTTTTATACGAGAGATAATCCCAAAGAAGTATACTTAAAGCTTAAGAGACTACTTGATTTTAAAAATATATTTGTATGA
- a CDS encoding ATP-binding cassette domain-containing protein has translation MVRRAILLLVASLSTGFSITLTYHSSALAYYLRFSKLKMYNYVLSLFLGPNGSGKMTLLRAISGIIPYKDSIKINGKEVRSAKDLLEYFTNREEVYNIGNSTWETYIYEA, from the coding sequence ATGGTACGGCGTGCAATACTATTATTAGTAGCCAGTCTTTCAACAGGTTTCAGTATAACACTAACCTATCACTCTTCTGCATTAGCTTACTATTTGAGGTTCAGCAAACTTAAAATGTATAATTACGTTCTCAGCTTATTCCTAGGTCCTAACGGTTCTGGCAAAATGACTTTATTAAGGGCTATCTCTGGCATAATCCCATATAAAGACTCAATAAAAATAAACGGTAAGGAAGTTAGGAGTGCGAAAGATCTGTTAGAATACTTTACAAATCGTGAAGAGGTATATAATATTGGTAATTCTACGTGGGAAACCTATATATATGAAGCTTAG